AACGGCCAAGGTGCTGGAGCGCCACGGCATGCGCGTGGAGACGATCAACAAGGTCGCCGAGGGCTGGCGGCCGAACATCGTCGATCTCATGAAGCAGGGCGAGATCTGCCTCGTCATCAACACGCCCGAGGACGGGCGCGCCCGCCGGGACTCCTATCTGATCCGCCGCACGGCGGTCATGCAGACCATCCCCTACTACACGACCATCGAAGGGGCCCAGGCCGCGCTCGAGGCGATCGAGGCCCAGCGGGCCGGCGAGTTCGAGGTCCGCCCGTTGCAGTCGTACTACGCCGCGCTGAGGTGAGCGGGGTGGAGGCGCGCGATCGGCTGATCGTCGCGCTCGACGTCCCCGGCCTGGCCGAGGCGGAGGCGGTGCTCGAGCGGCTCGAGGGCGTGGTGTCGACCTTCAAGGTGGGCGCCCAGCTCTTCACCGCGGCGGGCCCGTCCGCGGTGGAGCGTGTCCGCAAGCGTGGCGGGCGCGTGTTCCTCGACCTCAAGTTCCACGACATCCCCGCCCAGGTGGCGGGGGCGGTCCGCGAGGCCGCTCGGCTCGGGGTGAGCCTCCTCACCGTCCATGCCTCGGGGGGCAGCGAGATGCTCCGGGCCGCGGCCGGCGCGGCCGCGGAGGCTGTCCGCGATCGGCCGCGCGTCCTGGCGGTGACCGTGCTCACGAGCCTCGACCGGGCCACGCTCCAGCGGGAGCTCCAGGTGCCGGTCTCGGTCGAAGGGCAGGTGGTGCACCTGGCCGGCCTCGCCCGCGCGGCCGGATGCGACGGCGCGGTCGCCTCTCCCCAGGAGGCGCGCCAGCTCCGTCGCGTCATGGGGCCGGGGTGGCTGATCGTCACGCCGGGGATCCGCCCGGCCGGCGCCGACGCCGGCGAC
The nucleotide sequence above comes from Candidatus Methylomirabilota bacterium. Encoded proteins:
- the pyrF gene encoding orotidine-5'-phosphate decarboxylase produces the protein MEARDRLIVALDVPGLAEAEAVLERLEGVVSTFKVGAQLFTAAGPSAVERVRKRGGRVFLDLKFHDIPAQVAGAVREAARLGVSLLTVHASGGSEMLRAAAGAAAEAVRDRPRVLAVTVLTSLDRATLQRELQVPVSVEGQVVHLAGLARAAGCDGAVASPQEARQLRRVMGPGWLIVTPGIRPAGADAGDQARTATPEAARRAGADYIVVGRPITAAPDPAAAASAILAAWEHAAT